Part of the Microcebus murinus isolate Inina chromosome 19, M.murinus_Inina_mat1.0, whole genome shotgun sequence genome, AGACGACAGCCATAAAGGCAGGAGGGACTACAGAGGGACCCAGGGCAGGGGCCCGCCGGCCAGCGCGCACTGTTTCAGACTGGCCGTAGCCTTCATGCAGCTCCAGGCCCGTCTGGCGCTTCCACTTCTCCCTGGCGTCGGGGTTCAGGGCCTCCCCTCCGGTGATACAGTGCCTCAGGCTCTGGAACCGGTACCTGTCTCAGGCGGGAACACAAGGGCATCTATGTCGGGATCCCTGCCCGCTCCTGCAGCACTCCTGCCCAGATCACTCAAGCCCCAAGCAGAGGAGCTGTACCTGGTCAGATCCTCCTGCACCAGCAGCCGATACATGGTTGGGACGCAGCAGAAGGTGGTTATCGGGAATGTGGAGAGAgtctaaaggaaaacaaagagtgGGAGATCTTCTCGGAGTCGCTGTGATGGGACTTCCTGGAGATGGGACGGGTGAACTGGGTCTTTATAGTCTCGTGACTAAAACAGAGACGTTGACAACGGTATGGGGTCCAGCCTCCAAGATATCCCCTGATGACCCCCGCTTCCTAGCATTTGTACCACGGGGTCCCCTCTCACTTTGTGCCAAGATGGCTCTGTGTAGCGGATTGCCAAGGTGATGGACATCCTTTTCCAGATTAAGTTATGCAAAGGCTGTGGCTTCTGTCCTCAATGAGCttgttctccctccctgccttggACCACTCGCTCTGGGGGAAGCAAACCACCTTGTTTTGAGTACGTTCAAGCCATCCTAGGGACGAGGGCACACGTGAGGAATTGAAGCCACTAGCCAACAGCCAGTGACAAACTGAAGTCTGCTGAAAGCCACAAGTGACTTTGGAAGCAGATTTTCCAGCCTCAGTCAAACCTTGGGATTATTGAACCACTAGCtgatatcttttattattattattgttgttgtggtaaaatacacacaacataaaatttacccattttaaccattctaagGTGTACAGTCCAGTGGCATAAAGTCTCTCCACactgttgtgcaactatcaccacccTTCACCTCCAAAActatttttatcttctcaaacATAAACTCTGTACCAATTACCCAATAACACCCCAACACTTTCTACCCCCATTCCTGGTGACCACGGTTGCACTGCCTGTCCCTATGAATCTGACTACTATGGGTACCCATgtcaatggaatcatatagtatttttccttctaagatgggcttatttcacttagcatagtgtcctcagAGTCCATCCCTGTCGTATCATGGGtgacaagatttccttcctttttgaggctgggtgatattccattgtatgtatacaccacagTTTCTTTGCCCATagatctgttgatggacacttgtgttgCTTCTGCCTTTTAGCCACTGTAGTTAATGCTGCTATGAGCCTGGGGGTACCTAGCTGACACTTTGATCACAACCCCATGAGAGATCCTGCCCCAGAACCACCTAGGTAAGGCATTTCCAGATTCCCGACCAtgagaaactgtgagataattaaTGTTCGTGTTTTAAGGTGCTAAGTTTTGGGGGTAAATGactacatagcaatagataataAAAACGCTATGTCAGGGCTTGGGGCAATGGAGGGAGAAGATACACAGATACTGGCTGATTAAGCCCTAcataaataatgatgatgatcagcttgatgatgatgatgatgatgatgatagtgttAAGAACCTATCAGCACCTGTGCCTTGtatcatttcattctcacaagtACATAGAACTACATTATCCCTTTATTTCTTAAAGACAAGGCtgaaactgtggctcagagaagttaggaaattttcccaaggccacacagctatcAAATGGAAGACGCAGGGTGAGAGCCTAGGTCTGACTGGTGGCGCAGCCTGTCACTGAGTGATACAGCTTCCCTCAGTGCAAAGGAATGGCGGTCAGGATGTGGAGGGCAGAAGAAAGGTGCCCTGTGTCTTCACTGGGGACACAAAATCTCCCCCCTCCCCATGAGAAGATCCTGTGAGGCTGAGCAGGAGTCCATAGGATTCTAGAGCTGGGCGACCTTCTCATGTTAAGCACCATGGACAGTGGCACCTGGAGTTGAGGCGTAGACTGATCTTGCCCAGGGTTTTGACAAATAACTAGGGCGTTGACAGGAGCATTGGGAAGACAGCGGTGGAGACAGGCACCCCATGCAGAAGAGGCAGGGCATGCCAAGGTTTGGAGCTATGAGATGGTCTTGTGTCTAGGGATCTAGCTAGAACACAGGCAATGACTGAAGGTGGCCAGGCGGGCAGGAACCAGATTATGGAAGGTGCCGGGAGTCTTTTTGGTTAATACCAGCACCAAAGACGCCTTAAGGTCACTTATTCATGCCTCTTTTCCTGCAACCTCAAAATTTATATCCCACTCATCTTATTTATACCCAACATATAagaggtgtttgttttttttctccctcttacaTTCAGGATGCATTTGGCATCAGCTCGAGGCAGCTCATGCACAAAAATGCAAGATCCGTTAGGCCAGGCAGAGAAGAGAGTCCAGGCTGCTTTCACCCAACCAGTGTCCGTCGTGTTCCACATGATGTCTGCTTCGGTCAAGGCCACCCACCGCCTGCCGAAAATTAGAGAAAGTCAGCACCCTCCACAATGACCCTACCTTTAAAAAGGGTTACATTATCAATGTCACCTTATTTGGGGAACTGCCCACCATGCGTACTCACTTAAAGCTTATCAAATCTGTACAAGAGCCATCAAGTCAACCATTGTCTTAAAGCATTCCTCGGACATTTTCCATGTACCTATGCCCTAGGCTAAGGATACAGAATGGCAAAGACAGATGCCATGTTTGCAAGGAGTTCTCAGTCGAGTGGGGGTAACGTATAAGGAGGCAAAGAATCTCAATGCAGTGTGACGAGGGcacttaatttatttaaagagccaacatttatttagcacttagtCTGGACTTAGCATGAAGGATATAGAAATGACCCATTAGTCTTGCTTTGAGGAGCTTATCATGGAATAAGTATAAACATCTGGGTAGCCTCTGGAGAGCATGTTTTAATAGAGTGAGCACAAAGCATCGTGCAGTTGCAGAGGACAGGCACCCCACCCGGAGCAAGGGTGGAGGAGGGGTCTGAGAAATGCTTCCGTGGAGGAGGTGACACTTGATTTAGACGTGAAGGACGCACAGGAATTGCATAggtgagacagagaaggaagagcaTCCTAGGAAGGGGAAGTGGTGCCTGCAAACATTAGAAGACAGACAAGTGGTCCTGCTGCACTTGGACTTGAGGACACAGGCTTTCCTgggccttctcctcccctccgACTGCTCCTTCTCAGTCTGCACTGCTGAATCCTCCTGGGGCCCCCCTTAGACGCGGAAATGCCTCAGGTGCTCAGTCTGGAGACTCCTCTTTTCAATGTATACTACTCCTCGCTGATCTCATCCAATCTCACGGTATTAAATCCCATCTTTACACCGACACCTTCAGCACGCATCTTTCTCATGAACTCCAGACATGTGTATCTACGTGCCTACTCCAGAGAGCTCCACTTTTAACTAGGGGTATGGAGATGTCTAGTAGGCTTCTCAAATTCACAATTCCAAAAACGAACTCTTTGTTTTCTCCCACCTGACAGCTCATCTCAGTCTTTCCCCTATCACGCATGCTTCTGGTAGTCAGGCCCTACGACTTTATGCAACATCTCCCCCGACTCTTCTCCCTCTCTGTCGTTACACATCGAATCTGTCAGCAAATCCTATCAGGTCTAGGATCAAAACACATTCAGAAtctcatctcttctctctcttctgctgcCCCAGGCAAGCCGCCACCCTTGCCTCTTAACACACCGGACTCCTCACTTCTCCTAAGCTTCATTCTTTGCACTCTATAGTTTATTGTCAACCCAGCATTTGGAGTGcgcctttaaaaaaaacaaaccagatcatgtcactcctctgctcaaaatatCCAACGTTTCTCAAGCACGTGAGACACAGAATTACCATGCtggatccagcaatttcacttctgagtCTACAtccaaaagaactaaaagcagggACTTGAGCATGTATCTGTTGCTATGAACCACCGTTCATATGGCAACATTGCTGACAACCGCCAAAATGTGGAGGCACCCTAGGTGTCTATTAGCAGGtcaatggcttttaaaaaatgtgatgtaTTCACACAAGGGGCTATTTTTTAGTCTTAAAGAGAAAGACAGTTCTGACCCATGCTACAACACGGacgaaccttgaggacattacgctaagtgTAAGAAGCCAAACTTCcaaacaaaaggacaaacaccGTACGACACCACTTCCACGAGGTACCCGGAGTATCAAATCCATCGGGGTGGAAAGCAGAATAAAGTTTGCCAGGGGCTAGAGGAGAAGGTGATGGGGAGCTATTGTGTGATGGGCACGCAGTTTCTGCTTGGAAAGATAAAATAAGTCCCGGAGACGGATggctgcacaacagtgtgaacGTATTTAGTGATGTTGGAcagcacacttaaaaatggtcaaaatggtgcattttatgttatttatattgtgtcacaatttaaaaaaaaaacctctcctgTGACTCACTCAGAGTAAAGCCCACACCTTCAAGGTCTTACCCGAGCGGCCCCTTATTGGTTCTTTGATGTCAAATCTGctgctcctcccctctctctgcctcctccagcgCCTTCACCCACTTCTTGTTTTTCGGacgccccctgcccgccccccgACAAGCTGCCCCTGTACCTCCCACTGGCCACGAAACCCAGGCCGTAGCTGCACTGGGAGTGCTCGAGCATCTTGGGGGCCCCGGTGGTCCCGCTGGTGAAGTAGATGGCCAGGGGGTCTCGGCTCTTGGTCCTCACACAGGTGTGCTCTGCAGGTGCCTCTCTGTAAAATGCAAAGCCACCAGGTGGTACTGCCAGTCAGTGGCGCCACTGACACGTGTAACCACATTATGGCCTCCATCATTTCGTAACTGCCGCGTGTGAGGCGCCGTGCTGAGAGCTCCGGCTTACGTCATTGGCAGCCACCTCTTGGGGTGGGTGCTGTCATTGTAACCCTTCTGCACGTGAGGACAGTGAAGCTCAGAAGGGTTCAACGACTCATTCAAACGAGCCCTTGCTCTTTCACCAGCGCATGAGGTCTTGCTGGTGGAGCACACACGTCCGTGTTCATAACTCTGCATGCGCAGGCCCAGCGCTGCCCCACCCCAAGTCCTGGTAATCTAGAGCTGTTTTCCAAAGGTTGTGCCAAATTCTGGGGTTTGAGATCTGAGTAATTACCAAATTCCTATGATCTGGAGCTGACTCACTGCTTCTTAACTCTGGCTGAAGCTTGAGGTCCCCTGATAAGTTTTTTAGAAGAAATAGCATTGCTTGGGCCCCACCTGAACAAAacaaattcagaattttttttttttttttttttttaacaaaaagctccccaggtaattctaGTGACAGCCaaagttgagaaacactgatctGGGCAAACCTGGCAACTCATCAAAATCACAtgggatgatttttttaaaatgcagattcccggCCCCTTTGCACTGATATGTCTGGTCGAATAGGTCAGATGTGGGGCCTTGGAATCTGTATTAAAATGGCAACAGGTGAACCTGATGCAGCTAGCGTGGCAGGTGGGTATTTGTGACCCAACAATGCAGTCCCCTGAGAGGCTTCTTTTTGGTCCTGGGCTCCAACGAGGACAAAGTTTCAAATTCCCAGGTAGGTTTCCACTAGGGCCTTTCTCCAAGGAAAATGTGGCTTTGGCATCATTCTAAGCCTGATCTGACTACTTTTTAGCGTCTTGGGCAAACGACTTCAATTTCCTAAGTCTCAGTTTCCGCACCTGCAAAATTGGCTTTAAGTGCACagcatagagttttttttttcccaaggattaaataagatgatgacTTATTCATAATGGTGTTCTGAGCACCCAACATGATGTCTGTCACAAAACAGAAGTTCATTACATCTCTGATGCATGAATGAATAGAGGTGGATAgttacctagaacagtgcctagtatACACTACGCACCCAATACATGgcaactattttattattagttgacCACCTGCTATGTACTAAATGCATCATATAGGTTATCTCATGTATTCTGCTAATAGCTGTAATAACCACTGTCACCTTTATAGAGGCAACAGAAGCACAGAAAAGCTAGTGACAAATGCAGCACTGAAGGGATGAATGACCTTGAACACTAAGGTGGTCACCGGGATTACACCAGGTTGGTCCAGCTGTCAAAGTGAGCTTCCCCTCTGATTCACTCTCCACGTGGAATCAGCACTGCACATCACCTCTCGTTGCTTAAAGGGGAAACGCTGGACTTCTTTCCTGTGCTGTTCTTCTAGAGAGCCCCGACTCACCGGAGGAGTTCCCTGAAGTTCAACCAGCCTGGCCGACTGCTGTCCGACACCAGCAGCTTGGTCTGGAGGGAGGGGCAGTCGGCACTAATGGCGTCCACCCGCGGAGCTAGAGAGTCGCTGGTGATAATGGACTTGGCCCTGGACAACTGCAGCCGGTACTTGAGGTCCTTCTCCGTCAGCTGAGAGGTGCCGGGAATCATGACGGTTCCTGGCATCACACAGAGAGAAGATGTTGATGGAACAGCGGGGGAAGAccccagggcagaggccagagaccAGGGCAGGAAGGGACCGGAGAGAGTTGGAATGCCTGAGCTGAAAGGCAACAATAGTGATGAAATCCAGAAAAAGTTTAGGGAGCATTTACATGTGCTAAGAACTCTGCATGCATTATTTCATGTGATTCTCACAACTCTGAGAAAGCACATGCTATTATCACATCCACTTTGCAGACTTAAAATAACCCTGTGTTTGAGTCCTTTATACCtaaatacattaaataacttacccaaggatcacacagctagtatgtGGCAGAGCTGCAATTGTGAAGCTAGGCGGACGAAAACCTCTTGACCATGGTATTATGTTGCCTTGGGGATTACTTAGCTCAGTGCTTTTCCATGCCTTTCTAACAAAATGCCAGAGTGAATCCCACTCGTGTGGGTGTGGGCTGCTTGCAGGGATTGTTGGACAAAGGGGAAGTAAGCAAAACTTTGTACAGAGctcattttcttccacctctcAAACGTCGTGGCTACTGCAAGGCTCTGGCAGGTTGTGTCGGCCCCAGCTGAGAACCCCGGCCCTGCACGCTGACCTGTCCGCATACAAGCCACGTTGACCAGCCACCACTCCGGGAGCCGTGGGAGCACCAGCAACATCCTGTCCCCAGGCTGCAGGCCGCATGCACGGCTCAGAACGTTGGCCGCCTTCCTGGACTGCTTCCCCAGCTCCTCGAAGCTCCACTTGACCTCCGCTCCCGTGCCGCTGACCCACCAGAATGCAGGATTCGGGGGCCGGTGCCCAGCCTAGACCGAGACACaggcggaaaaaaaaaaaaaatagaagacatggTTGAGACGTTTGTttgcttgttgttgttgttgttttaattttttttttaacaatagttAATACATTCACAGGGGTCAAAAAGCAAACAACATGGAAAGATATGCATTGAGAAATCTTGCTCTCATCCTTGTGCCTATCTGCCCCGTTCCCCACTTCACCTGCCTCAATGGGTAAGCAATTTTGTCAGTTTCTTGCATATCCTTCCAGAGTTCCTTTGGGCAAACATAAGTATTATgtttattgatattaatatattaatttattattataattatttatttatattaatatttttccatatcaCCTTTCTAATGCAAAAGGTAGCGAGCgtatgatttctgttttgtgttctctcctttttttattgaaatataatgcacataccataaaaaaaaaatcaccattttaaagtgcacaattcactggttttcagtatattcacaaggttgggTAACCCTGGTTACTATCTAATTCCAGGACATTTTTATTAccttaaaaagaaacattgtacaGATTAGCAGTCCCTccctattccctcctccccagcccctggcaacctctTATCCACATtcttctgtctccatggatttgtCTCTGCTGGACATGTCGTATGAAcggaatcatacactatgtggCCTTCTATGTCTGGTTTttatcacttagcataatttctcAAGGTTTATCTGTGTTGTAGCACATATCAGTActacattctttttaatggctgaataatattccactatatggatagaccacatttgggttatccattcatcagttaatggacattaGGGTTGGTTCCACTttggagctattatgaataatgttgctatgaacattcgtgcacaagtttttgtgtgaacacatGTTTTCTATTCTCTTGGATATacacctaggagtgaaattgctggatcatattatAACTCTACCTTTAACTTTTGGGggaacttccaaactgttttctgaaGTGCATTTTACATTCCTAACTGGGAATGTCTgtgggttctaatttctccacattcgCGCTGACACTTGTTATCGTgcatcttttgtttgtttttgttcttagcCACACTACTTTGAAGTGTATCTCCTTGTGGCTAGAATTTTGCATGGCTAGCAGATGCCCTGTGGAGCATCTTTCCATGagtctattggccatttgtttgtactcttcagagaaatgtctactcaaataATTAGCCTGtgtttttaattgggttatttgtctttttattgttgagtttgcattctttatatattgtagatACTGGACCCATATCAAAcaa contains:
- the ACSM5 gene encoding LOW QUALITY PROTEIN: acyl-coenzyme A synthetase ACSM5, mitochondrial (The sequence of the model RefSeq protein was modified relative to this genomic sequence to represent the inferred CDS: inserted 1 base in 1 codon); this translates as MRLWLRGLVLHALKSSRGFSRSPGQPAPPPVPQDIVATWEAISLGKQPVPEYFNFAHDVLDVWSQLEKAGHRPPNPAFWWVSGTGAEVKWSFEELGKQSRKAANVLSRACGLQPGDRMLLVLPRLPEWWLVNVACMRTGTVMIPGTSQLTEKDLKYRLQLSRAKSIITSDSLAPRVDAISADCPSLQTKLLVSDSSRPGWLNFRELLREAPAEHTCVRTKSRDPLAIYFTSGTTGAPKMLEHSQCSYGLGFVASGRRWVALTEADIMWNTTDTGWVKAAWTLFSAWPNGSCIFVHELPRADAKCILNTLSTFPITTFCCVPTMYRLLVQEDLTRYRFQSLRHCITGGEALNPDAREKWKRQTGLELHEGYGQSETVVICGNTKGMKIKSGSMGKASPPYDVQIVDDEGSVLPAGEEGNIAVRIRPTRPFCFFNGYLGNPEKTASSERGDFYITGDRARMDEDGYLWFMGRNDDVINSSSYRIGPAEVENALAEHPAVLESAVVSSPDPIRGEVVKAFIVLSPAYSSRDPEALTLELQNHVKRVTAPYKYPRKVAFVSEXAEDIFWKNPKENIEKPRVGEMSCNPRKAPTTSTGSERSWWDHWPAATWSTMPAAM